The sequence below is a genomic window from Escherichia marmotae.
AAAGTCGTGGCGTCGCCGGGCCAGGGGCAACAATTTGAAATTCAGGCCAGCAATGTTGAAGTCGCTGGTTGGGTTGAAGATCCAGACACTTACCCGATGGCAGCAAAACGCCACAGCATTGAGTATCTGCGTGAAGTCGCTCACCTGCGTCCACGTACCAACCTGATTGGTGCCGTTGCGCGCGTTCGCCACACGCTGGCGCAGGCACTGCATCGATTCTTTAACGAACAAGGTTTCTTCTGGGTTTCTACACCGCTGATCACCGCGTCCGATACCGAAGGCGCTGGCGAAATGTTCCGTGTTTCAACACTGGATCTGGAAAACCTGCCACGTAACGATCAGGGCAAAGTTGATTTCGACAAAGATTTCTTCGGTAAAGAGTCGTTCCTGACCGTATCAGGCCAGTTAAACGGCGAGACTTATGCCTGTGCGCTGTCTAAAATTTATACCTTCGGCCCGACTTTCCGTGCAGAAAACTCCAACACCAGCCGTCACCTGGCGGAATTCTGGATGCTGGAGCCGGAAGTCGCGTTTGCTAACCTGAACGATATCGCCGGCCTGGCAGAAGCCATGCTGAAATACGTCTTTAAAGCGGTTCTCGAAGAACGTGCTGACGATATGAAATTCTTCGCTGAACGCGTGGATAAAGATGCAGTTTCACGTCTGGAGCGTTTCATTGAGGCAGACTTCGCGCAGGTGGATTATACCGAC
It includes:
- the asnS gene encoding asparagine--tRNA ligase, which gives rise to MSVVPVADVLQGRVAVDSEVTVRGWVRTRRDSKAGISFLAVYDGSCFDPVQAVINNSLPNYNEDVLRLTTGCSVIVTGKVVASPGQGQQFEIQASNVEVAGWVEDPDTYPMAAKRHSIEYLREVAHLRPRTNLIGAVARVRHTLAQALHRFFNEQGFFWVSTPLITASDTEGAGEMFRVSTLDLENLPRNDQGKVDFDKDFFGKESFLTVSGQLNGETYACALSKIYTFGPTFRAENSNTSRHLAEFWMLEPEVAFANLNDIAGLAEAMLKYVFKAVLEERADDMKFFAERVDKDAVSRLERFIEADFAQVDYTDAVTILENCGKKFENPVYWGVDLSSEHERYLAEEHFKAPVVVKNYPKDIKAFYMRLNEDGKTVAAMDVLAPGIGEIIGGSQREERLDVLDERMLEMGLNKEDYWWYRDLRRYGTVPHSGFGLGFERLIAYVTGVQNVRDVIPFPRTPRNASF